One window of Halorubrum depositum genomic DNA carries:
- a CDS encoding DUF7342 family protein encodes MTSTYIKIKRERCCMSEDESNSEGLMERQTTGEDRVRMTARQLSEPQTANWIASEAGWSHEPTKRVLDRLVDDGILHRDESGTHTTYYPDYRRQAMQEAMRLRDSGHTVEELTDRLADMKTQIRDWENEFEVESPNQLRGTLADESLDAEEEDRRREIAREWEHLQRRIQIVGFAIREWDFLAPTTEPAEASS; translated from the coding sequence ATGACCTCAACCTATATTAAGATAAAGCGCGAACGGTGTTGTATGTCCGAAGACGAATCGAACTCCGAGGGCCTGATGGAACGCCAGACCACGGGTGAAGACCGCGTGAGGATGACCGCCCGGCAGCTTTCGGAGCCTCAGACGGCGAACTGGATCGCCTCGGAAGCGGGCTGGTCACACGAGCCGACCAAACGCGTCCTCGATCGGCTCGTCGACGATGGCATCCTCCACCGTGACGAAAGCGGGACTCACACCACGTATTACCCTGATTACCGCCGCCAAGCAATGCAGGAGGCGATGCGGCTTCGAGACAGCGGGCACACTGTCGAGGAACTCACGGACCGTCTCGCCGATATGAAGACGCAGATTCGCGACTGGGAGAATGAATTCGAGGTCGAGTCACCGAACCAGCTTCGCGGGACGCTCGCTGACGAGTCTCTTGACGCTGAGGAGGAAGATCGTCGCCGTGAGATTGCCCGCGAGTGGGAGCACCTTCAGCGGCGTATCCAGATCGTTGGCTTCGCCATCCGCGAATGGGACTTCCTCGCTCCGACGACAGAGCCCGCTGAGGCCAGCAGCTAA
- a CDS encoding DNA-methyltransferase — protein MDENLSEVDEEVRGVIEIIAQHISHQNNSTSLTDFVDEVGEARNIDDLYDYLLDNPKAAVNLVGDLEEYFDHPAPDLEKLKEGQGEFPADTEPWWNVVEADAAKIHPKDGGSENQENAIDLCKNSVDLIVTSPPYWQKRDYGTEDQLGQEPDPDTYIENLIDALEHWKVFLRPTGSVFLNIGDTYHNKSLQGIPGRFARAAQEAGWTIRNEIQWAKDNGIPSSAQDRLVPRHEPIFHLVQDKDNYFYDLHGYSELYGNGSNPGDVWRISHDRNTGDHLAPFPRDLVRRAITLACPPSICSECNEPRRRDTKRGLTELNTDRPQAERALEIYHNHDELTEDHIRAIQAVGISDVGKAEEFQVGAGANDEDVQRRAKKAKEILGGYFREFTFPEWTTVGWTSCECEDPDWTRGTVFDPFAGSGTTIQVANSLGYNGFGTDLDTSNFQQDQALSTYK, from the coding sequence ATGGATGAGAATCTATCTGAGGTTGACGAGGAAGTTCGAGGTGTAATAGAAATTATAGCTCAGCACATCAGTCATCAAAACAATTCTACCTCTCTTACGGACTTCGTGGACGAAGTCGGGGAGGCTCGTAATATTGATGACCTATATGATTACCTCCTTGACAACCCGAAAGCTGCGGTCAATCTAGTCGGTGATCTAGAGGAGTACTTCGATCACCCTGCTCCTGACTTGGAGAAACTGAAAGAAGGACAAGGGGAATTCCCCGCTGATACTGAGCCTTGGTGGAATGTCGTTGAGGCCGACGCAGCGAAAATCCATCCCAAAGACGGTGGCAGTGAAAACCAAGAGAATGCGATCGATCTCTGTAAGAATTCAGTAGATCTCATCGTCACCTCTCCCCCTTATTGGCAAAAGAGGGACTATGGGACCGAAGACCAGCTGGGACAGGAGCCTGATCCGGATACCTATATCGAGAACCTGATCGATGCACTAGAGCACTGGAAAGTGTTTCTTCGGCCTACTGGGTCTGTGTTCCTTAACATCGGCGACACATACCATAATAAAAGCCTTCAGGGAATCCCTGGTCGGTTTGCAAGAGCTGCTCAAGAGGCGGGATGGACTATCCGGAACGAAATTCAGTGGGCTAAGGATAATGGAATCCCGTCTTCAGCCCAAGACCGGCTTGTTCCACGGCATGAGCCAATATTCCATCTAGTCCAAGACAAAGATAATTATTTCTACGACTTGCACGGCTACTCAGAGTTATACGGAAATGGATCGAACCCGGGAGACGTATGGCGCATCTCTCATGATCGGAATACTGGAGATCACCTTGCTCCGTTCCCACGAGACCTAGTGCGGAGGGCAATCACGCTTGCATGTCCCCCTTCAATCTGTTCCGAGTGTAATGAGCCTAGACGTCGGGATACGAAGCGAGGATTAACAGAGCTCAATACGGATCGTCCGCAGGCAGAGCGGGCATTGGAAATTTACCATAATCACGACGAGTTGACAGAGGACCATATCCGAGCCATTCAGGCCGTCGGGATTTCTGACGTGGGGAAAGCAGAGGAATTCCAAGTTGGTGCTGGAGCAAACGATGAAGATGTTCAGCGTCGTGCTAAGAAGGCAAAAGAAATTCTAGGTGGTTACTTCCGTGAATTCACTTTCCCTGAGTGGACTACTGTCGGGTGGACCAGCTGTGAGTGTGAGGATCCTGATTGGACTAGGGGAACTGTCTTTGACCCATTTGCTGGCTCTGGAACCACCATCCAAGTGGCGAACAGTCTCGGATATAATGGGTTTGGGACAGACTTAGATACTTCCAACTTCCAACAGGACCAAGCACTGTCCACATACAAATGA
- a CDS encoding CopG family ribbon-helix-helix protein encodes MRTSLNIPGEILESFDETWQDEGLESRSRAVREAIQEYIERHTTLEGLDGTAVAALAFDYEHTLVIGDLHTVQHEFDDIIGTTQHMHHGEWCLETIFCEGSAGRIRELVYQLRDFDAVGRVNVMFLQPDHDNQTAD; translated from the coding sequence ATGCGAACCAGCCTGAATATTCCCGGAGAAATTCTCGAGTCGTTCGACGAAACGTGGCAAGACGAAGGACTCGAATCGCGCTCGCGTGCTGTTCGGGAGGCGATCCAAGAGTATATAGAGCGTCATACCACCCTCGAAGGGCTTGACGGGACCGCAGTCGCTGCGCTCGCCTTCGACTACGAGCACACGCTCGTCATCGGGGATCTCCACACTGTCCAACACGAGTTTGATGATATCATCGGGACGACTCAGCATATGCATCATGGCGAGTGGTGTCTCGAAACAATCTTCTGTGAGGGGTCAGCTGGACGGATTCGCGAACTCGTCTACCAGCTTCGCGATTTCGACGCTGTGGGGAGAGTCAACGTAATGTTCCTTCAGCCGGACCACGATAATCAGACGGCCGACTGA
- a CDS encoding phage integrase SAM-like domain-containing protein, whose product MTPRERADQSLKNFFERYLQDKGKGRGGDGGNYRRNAARELERFAEWAAGDRGADDWTGIVSDDVDQEPTFEDLDERVFREYARHLAGDRGLKQNTVQTYYRYISAWCGWCVNEGYLEAHYAQRASAMAPLPEDDGRKPGDQQAWTSEQRHALTRYVDERARDAIETFTTLPGDTDPLDRQRARYAALKAARDRALVFVLAYTAVRVGELLRDPNDPRRRGVRWEEISLDDGSMDVYRKKQQWDAASLPDPVISPLRSYRRLMDPPTERWPVFPTFDQRTLAGLIQDELAERGELPEAITERREEYARDLLLALDEDIRPPSITTDGARTILQRLSEAAEVDIDHPKHDYLAPHGGRRGMGEVLVRAFGYTVAARYLDNSEEMVRERYSHIEAGELGDVATEALEEVDSTER is encoded by the coding sequence ATGACACCCCGAGAACGCGCCGATCAGTCACTCAAGAATTTCTTCGAGCGCTACCTCCAGGATAAGGGGAAAGGCCGCGGTGGCGACGGCGGGAACTACCGACGTAACGCTGCACGCGAGCTCGAGCGGTTCGCCGAGTGGGCCGCCGGCGACCGCGGCGCCGACGACTGGACCGGGATCGTATCCGACGACGTCGACCAGGAGCCCACCTTCGAAGACCTCGATGAACGCGTCTTCCGGGAGTACGCCCGGCATCTCGCCGGCGATCGCGGGCTCAAACAGAATACCGTACAAACCTATTATCGCTATATCTCCGCGTGGTGCGGGTGGTGCGTCAACGAGGGATATCTCGAAGCCCATTACGCGCAGCGGGCGAGTGCGATGGCGCCGCTGCCGGAGGACGACGGTCGCAAGCCCGGTGATCAGCAGGCCTGGACGTCCGAGCAGCGCCACGCCCTGACCCGGTACGTCGACGAGCGAGCCCGTGACGCCATCGAGACGTTCACCACACTCCCGGGGGATACTGACCCTCTTGACAGACAGCGAGCGCGCTACGCGGCGCTGAAGGCGGCTCGTGACCGGGCGCTGGTGTTCGTTCTCGCGTACACCGCTGTCCGCGTCGGGGAACTGCTCCGGGATCCGAACGACCCACGCCGGCGCGGCGTCCGGTGGGAGGAAATTTCGCTCGACGACGGTAGTATGGATGTCTACCGGAAGAAGCAGCAATGGGACGCCGCCAGTCTCCCCGACCCAGTAATCTCTCCACTGCGGAGCTATCGAAGGCTGATGGACCCACCGACGGAACGCTGGCCGGTGTTCCCGACGTTCGACCAACGGACGCTCGCAGGACTCATCCAGGATGAGCTAGCCGAACGAGGGGAACTCCCGGAAGCAATTACTGAGCGCCGTGAAGAATACGCTCGCGATCTACTGCTGGCGCTCGATGAGGACATTCGGCCGCCGTCGATTACGACGGACGGCGCACGGACGATTCTCCAACGGCTCTCGGAGGCCGCAGAGGTCGATATCGACCACCCGAAACACGATTATCTCGCGCCCCACGGTGGTCGACGTGGAATGGGCGAGGTACTTGTCCGCGCGTTTGGGTACACGGTGGCGGCCCGGTATCTCGATAACTCCGAAGAGATGGTTCGAGAACGGTATTCACATATCGAGGCAGGGGAGTTAGGTGATGTTGCTACAGAAGCTCTGGAAGAGGTCGATTCGACTGAGCGCTAA
- a CDS encoding DUF6293 family protein, with protein MITEKGFVETKDVGRRTDVDLTEEGKNTLSAFRHLIEK; from the coding sequence ATGATAACCGAGAAGGGCTTCGTTGAAACCAAAGACGTGGGGCGAAGGACGGACGTAGATCTTACCGAGGAGGGGAAAAATACACTCTCCGCGTTTAGGCATCTCATCGAAAAGTGA
- a CDS encoding TRAM domain-containing protein, whose protein sequence is MIEIPNSLRSLFSAPIEEQDGTYIVEVPSREVGSEALSADETYRVAILESPDSTESSVQRESRRTPSRETAGHSPSGPPVEEGEVRDVTIETVGDQGDGIAKVERGYVVIVPGAQPGDEPTVEIEQVQENVAFARIIDSDPRAL, encoded by the coding sequence ATGATTGAAATCCCCAACTCCCTTCGCTCTCTGTTCAGTGCTCCAATCGAAGAACAAGATGGGACATACATAGTAGAGGTTCCTTCCAGAGAAGTCGGTTCTGAAGCGTTGTCGGCTGACGAGACGTATCGCGTAGCGATTCTGGAATCTCCTGACTCGACGGAGTCGTCAGTACAACGGGAGTCACGGAGAACCCCCTCTCGGGAGACTGCGGGCCATTCTCCCTCTGGACCCCCCGTTGAGGAAGGCGAAGTACGTGATGTGACCATTGAGACAGTCGGCGATCAGGGCGACGGTATTGCGAAAGTCGAACGTGGGTACGTCGTGATCGTTCCTGGCGCTCAACCCGGCGACGAGCCAACAGTCGAAATCGAACAAGTTCAGGAGAACGTCGCGTTTGCGAGGATCATCGATAGCGACCCGCGAGCGCTCTAA
- a CDS encoding helix-turn-helix domain-containing protein, with the protein MYEVLDDTAAQVILTIESGDSIRRVAQHLHTPYETVRQAVNRLEEAGYVSYDDGLTVVDERVCDAALDLVAASAGVSPPSIEETYVIPQFSDWPFAFTRIDAVYVWTQGGYQVGRKPDDYPLFLAVREQDVDAWEAFFESFGLPTAFERQPGGELDGPLQIVLEPRPSLDIEHIEGYPVIPRDETIEYMCENYAQFQSALAMLNRMYEDLELGITDRKTERVQS; encoded by the coding sequence ATGTATGAGGTTCTCGACGACACCGCGGCGCAGGTCATCCTCACCATCGAGAGTGGTGACTCCATCCGCCGTGTCGCCCAACACCTCCACACGCCCTACGAGACAGTGAGACAGGCCGTCAATCGGCTGGAAGAGGCAGGCTACGTTTCCTATGACGACGGCCTCACTGTAGTCGACGAGCGCGTATGCGACGCAGCGCTCGATCTCGTCGCTGCCAGCGCCGGCGTCAGTCCACCCTCCATCGAGGAAACGTACGTCATCCCACAGTTCAGTGACTGGCCGTTCGCGTTCACGCGGATCGACGCCGTCTACGTGTGGACTCAGGGCGGCTACCAGGTCGGTCGCAAGCCCGACGACTATCCACTGTTCCTCGCTGTTCGTGAGCAGGACGTCGACGCCTGGGAGGCGTTTTTCGAGTCGTTCGGCCTCCCCACTGCATTTGAGCGACAGCCGGGAGGCGAACTGGACGGACCGCTGCAAATCGTCCTCGAGCCACGCCCCTCACTCGACATTGAACACATCGAGGGGTACCCGGTGATCCCGAGAGACGAGACGATCGAGTATATGTGCGAGAACTACGCCCAATTCCAGTCGGCACTGGCAATGCTCAACCGGATGTACGAAGACCTCGAACTCGGTATCACCGACAGGAAGACTGAGCGAGTGCAGTCATAA
- a CDS encoding AAA family ATPase — MNNVQIFELEIEDYRQYEGNQTIPLETTAEKHINVIEGQNGSGKSNILNAITLCFYGEETHTDSNDDEGLESDPLVNKKRLKELEPGESIQGHIEIKLGKGEPEYAFRRTFSTARQEDDTEGDREERQFNSSIGDLRLRQRFGGNDWRPNPNPENILREILPTHVHEYFLFDGEQLDEFFQTGYTDHVRAAVLDVSHIELLNSAVSHLGKVQRDFESESSELGGDIQELQERKEEASQELERLKQKRDNLEDEIDTAEGKIDDIYDELAGSADDDVREMQQRRVYLEERLDEQEEELVDAKEAVGASLARSGGIAYNADALRYAVSELEEYESSQNGVPGLTEELLRGILSRDTCVCGTDLAECDSSREHIEDLLEEQTSESQDAIEGRLRMERALRDGESLIEDLLADLSELEDTRTAIDENETELANISAQLEDEDIIDNERAQELEQRRRDIQGRISKMEREVGELNGKIEQQEDVVDERREEWKQAMREQDEHDLLVRQSEFIDSATDKLSEIKGEILEQVRTETEQRLERYYNDLIWKDEDYEVVLTEEYEVRLYGPDGRKNLGSLSAGERQVLALSFMAALSKISGFSAPVVIDTPLGRISSEPKQLIAQNVPDYLNDTQVTFLMTDVEYSEDVRAYISNEVANEYHLEFQNGVTQVTDR, encoded by the coding sequence ATGAATAACGTTCAGATATTCGAACTCGAAATAGAGGATTACCGGCAATATGAAGGAAATCAAACTATCCCCTTAGAGACCACAGCAGAGAAGCACATCAACGTGATTGAGGGGCAGAATGGATCTGGCAAGTCAAACATTCTGAACGCGATTACACTGTGTTTCTATGGGGAAGAAACCCATACTGATTCGAACGATGACGAGGGCCTCGAGTCGGACCCGCTTGTCAACAAGAAACGGCTGAAGGAATTGGAACCTGGTGAATCGATTCAGGGGCACATCGAGATCAAGCTGGGTAAAGGCGAACCCGAGTACGCCTTCCGACGAACTTTCTCGACAGCTCGTCAAGAAGATGATACAGAAGGAGACCGCGAGGAACGACAATTTAACAGCTCTATAGGTGACCTTCGGCTACGCCAGCGGTTTGGGGGGAATGACTGGCGACCGAACCCGAACCCTGAAAATATTCTTCGCGAGATTCTCCCAACCCACGTCCACGAATATTTCTTGTTCGATGGTGAGCAGCTAGATGAGTTCTTCCAAACTGGATATACCGACCACGTACGGGCAGCGGTGCTCGATGTATCTCATATTGAACTTCTGAATAGTGCTGTTAGTCATTTAGGGAAGGTACAGCGGGACTTTGAGAGTGAATCCTCCGAGCTCGGCGGTGATATACAAGAACTCCAAGAACGGAAGGAGGAAGCCTCACAAGAGCTAGAACGGCTCAAACAAAAGCGGGATAACTTAGAGGACGAGATCGACACTGCTGAGGGCAAAATAGATGACATCTACGATGAGCTTGCGGGCAGTGCAGACGACGACGTTCGGGAGATGCAGCAGCGCCGTGTCTATCTGGAAGAACGCTTGGATGAACAGGAAGAGGAGCTTGTAGATGCGAAAGAGGCTGTAGGGGCATCACTCGCCCGATCGGGCGGGATTGCATACAACGCTGATGCCCTCCGATATGCTGTTTCTGAACTGGAAGAGTACGAATCGTCACAAAACGGTGTCCCTGGGCTAACAGAGGAATTACTACGAGGGATTCTTTCTCGGGATACGTGTGTTTGTGGGACTGACTTGGCCGAATGTGACTCTTCACGAGAACACATTGAGGACCTGTTGGAAGAGCAAACTAGTGAAAGCCAAGACGCAATTGAGGGTCGACTCCGGATGGAGCGAGCACTCCGCGATGGCGAATCGCTTATTGAGGATCTCCTGGCTGACCTCAGCGAGCTAGAGGATACACGGACAGCTATCGACGAGAACGAGACAGAACTGGCCAACATCTCTGCCCAGCTTGAAGACGAAGATATCATCGATAATGAACGCGCCCAGGAACTAGAGCAACGCCGTCGGGATATCCAAGGCCGGATCAGTAAGATGGAACGTGAAGTTGGGGAGCTGAACGGGAAAATTGAACAACAGGAAGATGTCGTTGATGAGCGCCGAGAGGAGTGGAAACAGGCAATGCGAGAGCAGGACGAACATGACCTGCTTGTGAGACAGAGTGAATTCATCGACAGTGCTACTGACAAGCTCTCTGAGATCAAAGGAGAGATTCTGGAGCAGGTTCGAACGGAAACTGAACAACGGCTCGAACGATACTATAACGATCTTATTTGGAAAGATGAAGACTATGAGGTAGTCCTCACTGAAGAGTATGAGGTGCGCCTCTACGGTCCGGACGGTCGGAAGAATCTGGGTTCACTTTCTGCTGGCGAACGACAAGTGCTTGCTCTCTCGTTCATGGCTGCACTTTCCAAAATCAGCGGATTCTCCGCCCCTGTTGTCATCGATACACCCTTGGGACGGATATCTAGCGAGCCGAAACAGCTTATCGCGCAGAATGTACCTGACTACCTGAATGATACCCAGGTCACGTTCCTCATGACTGACGTCGAGTATAGTGAAGACGTCAGGGCGTACATTTCCAACGAGGTTGCGAATGAGTACCATCTTGAATTCCAAAACGGTGTAACACAGGTGACCGACCGATGA
- a CDS encoding ParA family protein: MSADEFEGLPGAAVSLLKGGVGKSTIALNIADRLAARGHETVLLDLDKDGHMTTQLGYDDAYDRDANLGDALIDGEDPEDLLIETDFGVHLLPSSNELENVETRLKDERFADVKLRRNVVDPLIQNGYDYVIIDAAGGRGKLSDNALIAVQRVIIPLIPRAGSINGLNKMIERQISPIRQNIGLDILAVTPNMIRETMGQRNEHRTLVENLNREFGSFVPEYARVDPEIFDALDDSGRTIDSIPKPGIRERTAISRAFKQGMPVSEFDEDCDQIPNFDHLADLVEEHSHA, translated from the coding sequence ATGAGTGCTGACGAGTTTGAAGGGCTCCCCGGAGCAGCTGTCTCGTTGCTCAAGGGAGGGGTAGGGAAATCCACGATCGCGCTCAACATCGCTGATCGACTCGCTGCTCGTGGCCATGAGACGGTACTATTGGATCTGGATAAGGACGGGCACATGACGACCCAGTTGGGATACGACGATGCGTACGACCGAGATGCGAACCTCGGTGACGCCCTTATCGATGGTGAGGACCCCGAAGACCTGCTTATCGAGACGGACTTCGGCGTTCACCTACTCCCGTCGAGTAACGAACTCGAGAACGTCGAGACGAGGCTGAAGGACGAACGGTTCGCAGACGTGAAGCTTCGACGGAACGTTGTCGATCCGCTCATACAAAACGGATACGACTACGTGATAATTGATGCCGCAGGCGGCCGTGGGAAACTCTCCGATAACGCCCTCATCGCCGTCCAGCGCGTCATAATCCCGCTAATCCCGCGTGCTGGCTCGATCAACGGCCTCAATAAGATGATTGAACGCCAGATCTCCCCAATCCGGCAGAATATCGGGTTGGATATCCTCGCAGTCACTCCGAATATGATTCGCGAAACAATGGGACAACGCAACGAGCATCGGACTCTCGTTGAAAATCTCAACCGGGAGTTCGGTTCATTCGTCCCCGAGTACGCTCGTGTGGACCCGGAGATCTTCGATGCCCTCGATGATTCGGGACGCACCATCGATAGTATTCCGAAGCCAGGGATTCGCGAACGGACCGCAATTTCCCGCGCGTTCAAGCAAGGAATGCCGGTCTCGGAGTTCGACGAAGATTGTGACCAGATCCCGAATTTCGACCACTTAGCGGACCTCGTGGAGGAACACAGCCATGCCTAA
- a CDS encoding restriction endonuclease — translation MDKLEWAVDTVDGTTFEKIAGEVLRNEGYDVHESGVIGTDGGWDARIEINGRKGIGHASVDNNWRGKLRDDAESVEELEEAQSESFDLLVFVTNQRVTGQQELDMEAEIEEAYGWDLKILHRRHIIGITGHERPDLAERHFGFNPKRNDDHLDQIIDLRDERLDLISNREGVASDLEEGPTAVVHLIPNGVFSGNYVQQSDGLPGLPRMGKLNVHPGTETVGKGKLNAGGRMGQPYKSYTYLQKDGLYEAVDTWVFREDEQDGLLLNNARDTDKSLDCKAGIAVQDGIRALKEMGVTGTVFCFISLLDAKGATIAYETRISGPAVQQPLRTDRYTTDLAEIPLAEADVTDSLRNPLTEIWQELGWNVNLHYDEDGNWMGPTVRFEDIGQFPSGG, via the coding sequence ATGGATAAACTCGAGTGGGCCGTCGACACCGTCGACGGAACAACCTTCGAGAAGATCGCCGGCGAGGTACTGCGGAACGAAGGTTACGACGTTCACGAAAGCGGTGTGATCGGAACCGACGGCGGCTGGGATGCTCGCATCGAGATCAACGGCCGAAAGGGAATCGGCCATGCCAGCGTCGACAACAACTGGAGAGGGAAGCTCCGCGACGACGCCGAAAGCGTGGAGGAACTCGAGGAGGCGCAGAGCGAGTCCTTCGACCTCCTGGTGTTCGTGACGAACCAGCGCGTCACCGGACAGCAGGAACTGGATATGGAGGCAGAGATCGAAGAAGCGTATGGATGGGATCTGAAAATCCTGCACCGGCGGCATATCATCGGGATTACCGGTCATGAACGACCGGACCTCGCGGAGCGGCACTTCGGATTCAACCCGAAGCGGAACGACGACCATCTGGACCAGATCATCGATCTACGGGACGAACGCCTTGACCTGATTTCCAACCGGGAAGGCGTGGCCAGCGACTTGGAGGAAGGCCCGACAGCGGTCGTCCACCTGATTCCGAACGGCGTTTTCAGCGGGAACTACGTCCAACAATCCGACGGTCTCCCCGGACTTCCCCGGATGGGCAAGCTGAACGTCCATCCCGGCACCGAGACCGTGGGGAAGGGGAAGCTGAACGCGGGCGGACGGATGGGACAGCCGTACAAGTCCTACACGTACCTGCAGAAAGACGGGTTGTACGAGGCGGTGGATACGTGGGTGTTCCGTGAGGACGAGCAGGACGGTCTCCTGTTGAATAACGCCCGGGACACCGACAAGTCGCTGGACTGCAAGGCGGGCATCGCGGTGCAGGACGGGATCCGCGCATTGAAGGAGATGGGTGTGACCGGAACCGTGTTCTGCTTTATCAGCCTGCTGGACGCCAAGGGCGCGACCATCGCATACGAAACCCGGATATCGGGACCGGCGGTGCAGCAGCCATTGCGGACGGACCGGTACACGACCGACCTGGCTGAAATCCCGCTGGCCGAGGCCGACGTCACCGACTCGCTACGCAACCCGCTCACGGAGATCTGGCAGGAACTCGGCTGGAACGTCAACCTCCATTACGACGAAGACGGGAACTGGATGGGACCGACAGTCCGGTTCGAGGATATTGGTCAGTTCCCTTCTGGGGGCTGA